Proteins from a genomic interval of Tenacibaculum sp. SZ-18:
- a CDS encoding GEVED domain-containing protein, with protein MKKITLLFLFIAGALFSQQKRNCHSMNNLEFRQQKNPAIKQKMMEIEKFTQNKLLQMQNLQKKVDGEIIKIPVVVHVIYSNAQENISVAQIQSQIDVLNEDFRRTNSDANNKWSQAADTQIEFALAAIDPNGNPSSGITRKASTRTSWGTNDAMKSTAQGGVSPWDTSEYLNMWVCNIGGGILGYAQFPGGSAATDGVVMSPQYFGSSDKGSGFYLSAPFDKGRTTTHEVGHFLNLRHIWGDGGCSVDDFVSDTPTSDAPNYGCATGHVSCGSEDMVENFMDYSDDSCMNLYTVGQKNRMRAVLEAGGVRRSLALSDKFSPAVCNATTPTGVNVSGVSSSEATVSWNDVSGATFDVRFRPVGTSSWTVNAVSGTSITLSGLSASTQYQVQVRSKCSSGNSSYSSTVNFTTTEVQLNYCDSKGNNVNDEYIGRVAIGSINNTSGNGNGYSDFTSQSTSLEKSASASITITPIWTGTVYSEGYAVFIDYNQDGDFTDSGETVWTQSATQNTPVSGSFAIPAGATEGATRMRISMKYNGVPTSCETFSYGEVEDYTVVIVAAAPDTQAPSQPSNLQASAVTQTTATVSWNASSDNVGVTGYEVFRGSTSLGTITGTSANLTGLLANTSYTVSVRAKDAAGNQSNAGSVTFTTLSNQVSYCASSGNRVTYEWIDNVELGGIANATGRNGGYGDFTDQVGTLAQGSSNTMIVSAGFRSTAYTEYWAVWIDFNQDGTFSESEKVVSGSSSSANNLSATVNVPSNAVLGNTRMRVSMKYNAAQTACENFGDGEVEDYTINITSSARQDLVSSGADALGNEAAIDLLAFPNPTTNFVHVKLSNRAAEISSYSIMNTIGQTVQQGELTNGTINVSNLSLGMYILEVNDGQKSFKTKLLKK; from the coding sequence ATGAAGAAAATTACTTTATTATTTCTTTTCATTGCGGGTGCACTTTTTTCTCAACAAAAGAGAAACTGTCACTCCATGAATAATTTAGAATTTAGACAACAAAAAAACCCTGCCATCAAACAAAAAATGATGGAAATTGAAAAGTTTACTCAGAATAAACTTTTACAAATGCAAAACCTTCAAAAAAAGGTAGATGGCGAAATTATTAAGATACCTGTAGTTGTACATGTAATCTATAGTAATGCACAAGAGAACATTAGTGTTGCGCAAATTCAATCTCAAATTGATGTACTAAATGAAGACTTCAGAAGAACTAATTCCGATGCAAATAACAAATGGTCTCAAGCAGCAGATACTCAAATTGAGTTTGCATTAGCAGCTATTGATCCAAACGGAAATCCTAGTTCTGGTATAACAAGAAAAGCTTCTACTAGAACTTCTTGGGGAACTAACGATGCAATGAAAAGTACTGCACAAGGAGGTGTAAGTCCTTGGGACACTTCTGAATATTTAAACATGTGGGTTTGTAATATTGGAGGAGGAATTTTAGGATACGCACAATTTCCTGGTGGTAGTGCTGCAACAGATGGAGTGGTTATGAGTCCACAATATTTTGGAAGTTCAGACAAAGGTTCTGGTTTTTATTTATCAGCTCCTTTTGATAAAGGTAGAACGACTACCCACGAGGTTGGACACTTTTTGAATTTACGTCACATTTGGGGTGATGGTGGATGTTCTGTTGACGATTTTGTTTCTGATACACCTACTTCTGATGCACCAAACTATGGGTGTGCGACAGGACATGTGTCATGTGGTTCCGAAGATATGGTTGAGAACTTTATGGATTATTCTGATGATTCCTGTATGAATTTATATACAGTGGGACAAAAAAATAGAATGAGAGCTGTTTTAGAAGCTGGAGGAGTTAGAAGAAGTTTAGCTTTATCTGATAAGTTCTCTCCAGCAGTATGTAATGCAACTACACCAACTGGAGTTAATGTATCAGGAGTTTCATCTTCGGAAGCTACTGTTTCTTGGAATGATGTTTCTGGAGCTACTTTTGATGTAAGATTCCGTCCCGTAGGAACTAGTTCTTGGACTGTAAATGCTGTTTCTGGAACATCAATTACCTTATCGGGTTTATCTGCTTCAACACAATACCAAGTACAAGTAAGAAGTAAGTGTTCTTCAGGGAACTCTTCGTATAGTTCAACAGTTAATTTTACAACTACTGAAGTACAGTTAAATTACTGTGATTCAAAAGGTAATAATGTAAACGATGAATATATTGGAAGAGTTGCTATTGGATCAATTAACAATACTTCTGGAAACGGAAATGGATATTCCGATTTTACTTCGCAGTCTACCTCTTTAGAAAAGTCAGCCTCTGCAAGTATTACAATTACACCTATCTGGACGGGTACTGTTTACAGCGAAGGTTATGCAGTATTTATTGATTATAATCAAGATGGAGATTTTACAGATAGTGGTGAAACAGTTTGGACGCAATCTGCTACACAAAATACACCAGTTTCTGGATCATTCGCTATTCCTGCTGGAGCAACTGAAGGAGCAACAAGAATGCGTATATCTATGAAGTATAATGGAGTGCCTACTTCATGTGAAACATTCTCTTACGGAGAAGTAGAGGATTATACAGTTGTAATTGTCGCTGCTGCGCCAGATACACAGGCGCCTTCTCAACCTTCAAATTTACAAGCTTCGGCCGTTACGCAAACTACGGCAACAGTAAGTTGGAATGCTTCTTCTGATAATGTAGGAGTTACAGGTTATGAGGTATTTAGAGGTTCTACTAGTTTAGGGACTATAACTGGAACTTCAGCGAACTTAACAGGGTTATTGGCAAATACTTCTTACACAGTTTCAGTAAGAGCTAAAGATGCTGCAGGAAACCAATCAAATGCTGGATCAGTTACATTTACAACTTTAAGTAATCAAGTTTCATATTGTGCTTCAAGTGGAAATAGAGTTACTTACGAATGGATTGATAATGTAGAATTAGGAGGAATAGCAAATGCAACTGGACGTAATGGAGGATATGGAGATTTTACGGATCAAGTTGGAACATTGGCTCAAGGAAGTTCTAATACAATGATTGTAAGTGCTGGATTTAGAAGTACTGCATATACTGAATATTGGGCAGTTTGGATTGACTTCAATCAAGATGGAACATTCTCTGAGAGTGAAAAAGTAGTTTCTGGATCTTCTTCTAGTGCAAATAACTTATCTGCTACAGTAAATGTACCTTCAAATGCAGTACTAGGAAATACGAGAATGCGTGTATCTATGAAGTACAATGCAGCACAAACAGCTTGTGAAAACTTTGGAGATGGAGAAGTAGAAGATTATACAATCAATATTACAAGCTCGGCTCGTCAAGATTTAGTGTCGTCAGGTGCTGATGCATTAGGAAATGAAGCTGCGATAGATTTATTAGCATTCCCTAACCCAACAACTAACTTTGTTCATGTGAAATTATCTAATAGAGCTGCTGAAATATCTTCATACAGTATTATGAATACAATCGGACAAACAGTTCAACAAGGCGAACTTACCAATGGAACAATTAACGTTTCTAATTTATCATTAGGAATGTACATTTTAGAGGTAAATGATGGTCAAAAATCATTTAAAACTAAATTATTGAAGAAATAA
- a CDS encoding GEVED domain-containing protein produces MRNKYTAKLLLSAGMLVFASNAFAQSEEQIQKIRSEYDLVKLQTIQKNLQNKENLQKKEAMRIAQQKGWKTTIKKEDGTFMELQRVVNGKPIYYTTFNVDAARSTRTDHLHSGGSLGLNLMGQGMTANVWDGGGTRNTHQEFDGAGGNNRVSTIDGSTLNGNSFHAQHVTGTIVASGVVADAKGMAPHAKARTADWNNDKSEATTETGNGMILSNHSYGYAFRNQFGQVQLPQHFFGGYIEESRDWDEILFNAPNYLMVVAAGNDGNDNSANQNPTGGSGWDKLTGHSTSKNNLVVANAQDANIDANGNLVSVSINSSSSEGPTDDMRIKPDITGNGTGVYSTYDNNDSAYNSITGTSMASPNVTGSLLLLQQHYGNLNGGSLMRAATLKGLALHTADDAGAAGPDAVFGWGLLNTKRAAEAITANGNGSKIEQLTLTSGQTYTITVDSDGTSPLLASISWTDRPGTANTTVNSTTPVLVNDLDIRVTKGNTTYLPYELTGPTSSALRDNNVDPYERVDVNGASGTYTITVTNKGTLVGGSQAFSLIVTGVTGTPAVCNATTPTGVGVTGLSQTGATVNWSAVAGTTYDVRHRPVGGSWTVNAVTGTSTSLSGLTAGTQYQVQVRSKCPNGTNSSYSTTTTFTTVAPTPCESLPYAESFESNDGWTQVSGDDGDWVRDSGGTPSSTTGPSSGADGSFYMFLEASTNNSPGQIGNNATAILESGCFDLSGKSEATFAFKNHMYGTNMGSLTAQISTNDGSTWTNIWTQSGNQGNQWNSVSVNLNSYVGSTIKLRLVGTTGNSWRSDVAIDDIEITAVDAGSDTQAPSTPSNVQASNISQTTATLSWNASTDNVGVTGYEIFQGSSSIGTVTGTSANLTGLASGTSYTFSVRAQDAAGNVSNAGSVTFSTVNPAPTYCTSSGNRTSYEWIDNVELGGISNATGAGSGYSDFTNLVGNLAQGSTNTMIVSAGFSGSSYTEYWAVWIDFNQDGTFADSEKVVSGSSSSANNLSATVNVPSNAVLGQTRMRVSMKYNSAQTACENFGDGEVEDYTINITSSSNSLFTTFNSTNADALGNEVATTFTAYPNPARDIIQVKSSNRNVGLASYRILNSIGQTVQSGELTNDRINVSKLGLGMYILEVNDGQKLFNTKLVKR; encoded by the coding sequence ATGAGAAACAAGTACACTGCAAAGTTACTGCTTTCTGCTGGTATGCTAGTTTTTGCTAGTAATGCATTTGCACAAAGTGAGGAGCAAATCCAGAAAATTCGTAGTGAATACGATTTGGTAAAGCTTCAAACAATTCAAAAGAATCTACAAAACAAGGAAAATCTTCAAAAAAAGGAAGCAATGAGAATTGCTCAACAAAAAGGATGGAAGACTACCATCAAAAAGGAAGACGGAACTTTTATGGAATTACAACGTGTAGTTAATGGAAAACCAATATATTATACTACATTTAACGTTGATGCTGCAAGATCCACAAGAACAGATCACTTACATTCAGGAGGTTCGTTAGGTTTAAATTTAATGGGACAAGGAATGACCGCCAATGTTTGGGACGGTGGAGGAACACGTAACACTCACCAAGAATTTGATGGTGCAGGAGGAAACAATCGTGTTTCTACAATTGACGGTTCTACGCTAAACGGGAACAGTTTTCATGCCCAGCATGTTACGGGAACAATTGTTGCTTCGGGTGTTGTTGCAGATGCAAAAGGTATGGCGCCGCACGCTAAGGCAAGAACTGCTGATTGGAATAACGATAAATCCGAAGCTACTACAGAAACTGGAAACGGAATGATTCTTTCAAATCACTCTTACGGTTATGCTTTTAGAAACCAATTTGGACAAGTTCAATTACCACAGCATTTTTTTGGTGGATATATTGAAGAGTCTCGTGATTGGGATGAAATCTTATTTAATGCTCCAAACTATTTAATGGTTGTTGCTGCTGGTAATGACGGTAACGATAACTCAGCAAATCAAAATCCAACAGGAGGATCGGGATGGGATAAATTAACTGGACATTCAACTTCTAAGAACAACTTAGTAGTAGCAAATGCTCAGGATGCTAATATTGACGCAAATGGAAACTTAGTTTCTGTTTCAATAAATAGTTCAAGTAGTGAAGGTCCTACTGATGATATGCGTATTAAGCCAGATATTACTGGAAATGGTACAGGAGTTTATTCAACTTATGATAATAATGACAGCGCCTATAATTCAATAACAGGAACGTCAATGGCTTCTCCGAACGTTACAGGTTCATTATTATTACTACAACAACACTATGGAAATTTAAATGGTGGTAGTTTAATGAGAGCTGCAACATTAAAAGGTTTAGCACTTCATACAGCAGATGATGCAGGTGCTGCTGGTCCGGACGCAGTTTTTGGATGGGGTCTTTTAAATACTAAAAGAGCTGCTGAAGCTATTACAGCAAATGGTAATGGTTCTAAGATTGAGCAGCTAACATTAACAAGTGGACAAACATATACTATTACTGTGGATTCTGATGGAACAAGTCCATTATTAGCTTCTATTTCATGGACAGATAGACCAGGTACCGCAAATACAACGGTTAACTCTACCACACCGGTATTAGTCAACGATTTAGATATCAGAGTAACAAAAGGAAATACAACATATTTACCATATGAATTAACAGGACCAACATCTAGTGCTTTAAGAGATAATAATGTTGATCCGTATGAAAGAGTAGATGTAAATGGAGCATCAGGAACTTACACAATTACTGTAACTAACAAAGGAACATTAGTTGGAGGAAGTCAAGCTTTTTCTTTAATTGTAACAGGTGTTACAGGAACTCCTGCAGTTTGTAATGCAACTACTCCAACAGGAGTTGGTGTAACGGGTCTTTCTCAAACAGGAGCTACTGTAAACTGGTCAGCTGTCGCTGGAACTACTTATGACGTTAGACACCGTCCAGTTGGAGGTTCATGGACTGTAAATGCGGTGACTGGAACATCTACTTCTTTGTCTGGTTTAACTGCTGGAACTCAATATCAAGTGCAAGTCCGTAGTAAATGTCCTAATGGAACAAACTCATCTTACAGTACTACGACAACATTCACAACTGTTGCACCAACACCATGTGAGTCATTACCATATGCTGAAAGTTTTGAAAGTAATGATGGATGGACTCAAGTTTCAGGAGATGATGGAGATTGGGTAAGAGATAGTGGAGGAACACCTTCTTCAACTACTGGACCAAGTTCAGGAGCAGATGGATCTTTCTACATGTTCTTAGAAGCTTCGACTAATAATAGTCCAGGACAAATAGGAAACAACGCTACTGCAATATTAGAAAGTGGATGTTTCGATTTATCTGGAAAGTCTGAGGCTACTTTTGCATTTAAAAACCACATGTATGGTACAAATATGGGATCTTTAACAGCTCAAATTTCTACTAACGATGGATCAACTTGGACAAATATTTGGACTCAATCAGGAAACCAAGGAAACCAATGGAATTCGGTTTCTGTTAATTTAAATAGTTATGTAGGATCAACAATCAAGTTAAGATTAGTCGGTACTACAGGTAATAGCTGGAGAAGTGATGTTGCTATTGATGATATAGAAATCACGGCTGTTGATGCAGGATCAGATACACAAGCACCATCTACGCCATCTAATGTTCAAGCCTCAAATATTTCACAAACTACTGCCACTTTAAGCTGGAATGCTTCTACTGATAATGTTGGAGTAACAGGTTACGAAATATTCCAAGGGTCTTCAAGTATAGGAACAGTTACTGGAACTTCTGCTAATTTAACAGGTTTAGCATCTGGTACTTCTTACACTTTTTCTGTAAGGGCTCAAGATGCTGCAGGAAATGTTTCTAATGCAGGTTCTGTTACGTTCTCTACTGTTAATCCAGCTCCAACGTATTGTACTTCTAGTGGAAATAGAACATCATATGAGTGGATTGATAACGTAGAATTAGGAGGAATTTCAAATGCAACAGGTGCAGGAAGTGGATATTCTGACTTTACAAATTTAGTTGGGAACTTAGCACAAGGAAGCACAAATACTATGATTGTAAGTGCTGGATTTAGTGGATCTTCATATACAGAATATTGGGCAGTATGGATTGACTTTAATCAAGATGGAACATTTGCTGATAGTGAAAAGGTAGTTTCAGGTTCGTCTTCTAGTGCGAATAACCTATCGGCTACTGTGAATGTACCTTCTAATGCTGTTTTAGGTCAAACCAGAATGCGTGTTTCTATGAAGTATAACAGCGCTCAAACTGCTTGTGAAAACTTCGGAGATGGAGAAGTAGAGGATTATACTATTAATATTACATCTTCTTCAAACAGTTTATTTACTACGTTTAATAGCACAAATGCTGATGCTCTGGGTAATGAAGTAGCAACTACGTTTACTGCTTATCCAAACCCAGCAAGAGATATTATTCAAGTGAAGTCTAGCAACAGAAATGTTGGATTAGCTTCATATAGAATTTTAAATTCAATTGGGCAAACTGTTCAATCTGGAGAATTAACAAATGATAGAATTAATGTTTCGAAACTTGGCTTAGGTATGTATATCCTAGAAGTTAATGACGGACAAAAATTATTTAATACTAAATTGGTTAAAAGATAG